The nucleotide window GGCTTCTTTATTCTACAGGCGGCGATGAAGTAGAAGCGTCCGCGGCAGGAAAAAAAAGCGAGGAAACGAGCGCTGCCCTCCGGAATGCCGGTCTGCATAAGGGTGCGGCTGTGAGCACGGGTCAAAAGGAAGGTCCCGCAGGATTTACACGTCTGCGCAGAAAAAAAGAGGCGGGAGCAGCGTTGGCGGAAACGAACAGCTATCCTGCCCGCTATACGCCGCCGGCGCTGGATCTATTTAAACATGGTACGCGAAAAATTATCCCAAATCTCCATGAGAAATTGGGTAATTTGGCGACAAAACTTGAAGCCTGTCTCGCCACCTTTAATACTGAAGCCAAGGTAACCCATGTAAGCCGAGGGCCGACGGTAACCCGTTTTGAGCTGGAGCCGGCACCGGGCACCTTGGTAAACCGCTTTACGAAGCTCATCGATAATATTGCCCTCGCTTTGAAAGCCAAAGGGGTGCGTGTCGAAGCGCCCATACCGGGAAAAGGCCGTGTCGGTATTGAAATTTCCAATGACGAGCGGGATCCCGTCGTCATTCGCGAACTTTTGGAACACAAAGCCTTTAATAAACGCAGTACCGGTTTAAATTTAGCCTTGGGCAAAGATATTGCCGGTGAGGTGTGCATTGCTGATCTGACACAAATGCCCCATTTACTGGTGGCGGGGGCTACGGGCGCGGGTAAAACCATTTGTATTAAAGCCCTGTTGGCAAGTCTTTTATATCAACACACCCCCGATGAATTGCAATTGATGCTTGTGGATCCGAAAATGGTTGAGTTGTCAATTTTCAATGACATTCCGCATTTGATCACGCCGGTCGTGACGGATCCTAAAAAAGCGGCGACCTCTTTGCAATGGCTCATCACTGAAATGGAAGAGCGTTATCATCTTTTCACGGACTTGGGCGTACGTAATATTGAAGTTTACAATGACAGTGTTGAAAACGGCGAAATAGAGATGGAGGGCTCTTCAGAGCATTCGGCTCCCCAATCCTTCCATGTAGTTCGAAAATTACCCTATATTGTGTGTATAATAGACGAGTTGGCGGACTTGATGATTCTCGCGCGCGGTGATGTTGAAGAGGCGATTATGCGCCTTGCCCAACTTGCCCGCGCCGTGGGTATCCATCTTATAATTGCCACACAACGTCCCTCGGTAGATGTGCTTACGGGGGTAATTAAAGCCAATTTCCCTGCGCGAATTTCTTTTCAAGTTTCTTCGCGCGTGGATTCCCGGTGTATTCTGGATGAAATAGGTGCTGAACGCCTGATCGGCATGGGCGATATGCTGTATTTGCCTAAAGGTCAATCTAAACCCGTGCGTATCCAAGGCGCTTTCGTAAGCGACGATGAGATGACAGATTTGATCAATTATCTTAAACAACAAGCGCCGCCGCAATACCGGGATGAAATACAAAACTTTGGGAAAAATAAAGATCCTTTAGAAGATTTGGAGCAAGACGAAGACCCGCTATTGGAAGATGCCATACGCGTCGTTTTAGATACAGGGCAGGCATCGATATCAATGGTGCAAAGAAGGTTGCGAGTAGGGTATACTAGGGCTGCACGTTTGATAGATATGATGGAGTTAAAAGGCATCGTGGGGCCCCATACGGGCAGCAAAGCTCGTGAAATACTCGTGGCAACAACGATGAAGGAATAAGGTACATGAAAAAGCTACTCTTTCCTGGCGCGGTCTTGAAAGAGCAACGGGAACTGCTTGGGTGTAGTTTGCAACAAGTATCGCAAGAGATCCACGTTCCCATTGAATATATCGAGGCCTTCGAATCCGGGCGTATAGACAAGTCGCCGGGGCGTGCCTATGCCTTGGGCTTTTTACGTAGTTACTGTAGTTTTTTAAATCTTGATCCCGAACCCTTCTGTGATAAGTATCTCCTTTGTGACAGCAATTTAAAAGTCAACAGTCCCTTCCAACGCGGCGAAGGTTTCAACAAATCCAAGGCTGTGGACATGGCGCGTTCGCGGCGGCTCAATGAACTCATCAACTGGGGAACCGTCTGCGCCTTCCTGTTATTAGGCTGGCTCGCCTACACCACGATTATTCAACCCATTGCTGATTCTTGGAAAAGCCGTGTCGAAGCCGGTGCCGAAGCGATTGAAGCACCGATACATTTTAATGAAGAATTATAGTGCTTCATCTCCATCGCCGTATTCATTCCTTCACACCTTAAATACACGCTCCATTCTATCAGGCCGTACTATTTTTAATCCGCAATTTTCTGCATGCTGATTATCCGCTATATTGTGAAACATTTTTCCCTTCTGAGGGAGTCATAACGGTGGGGTGAGAAGAAAGGATGTCTGCCTTTAAGGCGGCATGATTATACTATGACACGAAAAAACCACACGTTTCACGCAGCCTCCCGCATCGGATTTATTCGAAAAAAAATGATCCTGTGGCTTAGCCTCATCGGTATCATTCTTGTTGTTGTCCTTGCCATCAGCGGCTATTTTGGAGAACGATCCCACAACCTTGCTGTTGGCGCTACCTTCACCGCCTTTGCCGGGCCCATGGAGATCACTGTTTTGGAAGGGGGCAGCATTGAGGCGAAAGACTCCTTGCAAATCCAATCGGAAGTGCAGGGAACCACACGAATACTGACGCTCATCGATGAGGGCTATTTAATCACACCGCAAGATGTGGAGCAGGGATTAATTCTGATTGAGCTCGATTCCAAAGATTTGGTGGATCGTCAATTAACGCAGGAGCTGGATTACCAAAGCTCACTCGCCGCATTTACAGAAGCGAGTGAAGAGTACGCCATCCAAGAAAATCAAAATGAAAGTGACATAAAAACGGCGGAATTAGCCGTACACTTTTCACGAATGGATTCGGAAAAATATCTGGGCGTTGGACTGTGCGAAAAGCTGCTCGATGAATTGGGACTTGTGGCTACTGAAGAGAAAGCAGCAGAAGCGGTAAAAGATGTGGTCTCTATTGATTTCGGACAGTACGCCGATCCTGAGAAATTAGGAGACGGCGAAGCACGCCAAAAGTTTAGACAACTCGAAGACGATCTGGAATTGGCGAATCAAGATCTCGGTTTGGCGGAAAATAAACTGGAAGGTACCAAGCGGCTTTACGAACGGGAATTCGTAATGAAGACCCAATTGGACACCGAAGAAAGCGGATACAATCGCCGACTTATCGCCCGTCAATCGGCTGACACGAACCGTGACTTATACATTAAATATGAGTTCCCGAAAATGGCGCAGCAGTTGCTTTCTGATTATGAAGAATCGCTGCGTAAACTCGTGCGTGCTCAGAAGCTTGCCAATTCAAAAATTGCACAAAGTCTTGCCAAGAAGAATTCCGCTGAAGCGCGCCATGAATTGCAAGCACGGAAAAGAGAGGAATTGACGACTCAAATTGAAAAGTGTACCATTCGTGCGCCGCGTCCGGGTTTGGTCGTTTATGGCACAGGGGAACGCGGGTTCCGCGCAGATCCTATCGAAGAGGGCGCATCCGTTCGTGAACGGCA belongs to Candidatus Hydrogenedentota bacterium and includes:
- a CDS encoding HlyD family efflux transporter periplasmic adaptor subunit, with the protein product MTRKNHTFHAASRIGFIRKKMILWLSLIGIILVVVLAISGYFGERSHNLAVGATFTAFAGPMEITVLEGGSIEAKDSLQIQSEVQGTTRILTLIDEGYLITPQDVEQGLILIELDSKDLVDRQLTQELDYQSSLAAFTEASEEYAIQENQNESDIKTAELAVHFSRMDSEKYLGVGLCEKLLDELGLVATEEKAAEAVKDVVSIDFGQYADPEKLGDGEARQKFRQLEDDLELANQDLGLAENKLEGTKRLYEREFVMKTQLDTEESGYNRRLIARQSADTNRDLYIKYEFPKMAQQLLSDYEESLRKLVRAQKLANSKIAQSLAKKNSAEARHELQARKREELTTQIEKCTIRAPRPGLVVYGTGERGFRADPIEEGASVRERQVLLTIPDTSVMAMRVQVHESFVTKVKPGQRARIKVDAYPNQQLTGVIHRIGVLPDSQNRWLSPDLKVYSTIIHIDDEVDWLKPGMSAEAEIIIATIDNALQVPVNAVQMVDGKMVCYVATILGTEQRVVQTGEYNISFIEVTEGLEPGEQVLLRAPKRSGEASENGKNGRNNQEKSEAPGVSPAPPEGGGGDGGGGEGRGGGGRGRREAAPAAESGTV
- a CDS encoding DNA translocase FtsK, whose protein sequence is MKSAKAQDDALTPITDFCEQIPEGAFPPEPPQKWFRRTRKVLRFLLPQITVETVTVEMKDNPKGKYAQILEEDFQEEVFDSETEVPAAPAQSTAAPELIDQEDVPSQAPIIETYTPDDFEETESETEESDSDFSTEDSPFGEIPDLDFSADDGAALDETLGMGDEEALTEETGGLLYSTGGDEVEASAAGKKSEETSAALRNAGLHKGAAVSTGQKEGPAGFTRLRRKKEAGAALAETNSYPARYTPPALDLFKHGTRKIIPNLHEKLGNLATKLEACLATFNTEAKVTHVSRGPTVTRFELEPAPGTLVNRFTKLIDNIALALKAKGVRVEAPIPGKGRVGIEISNDERDPVVIRELLEHKAFNKRSTGLNLALGKDIAGEVCIADLTQMPHLLVAGATGAGKTICIKALLASLLYQHTPDELQLMLVDPKMVELSIFNDIPHLITPVVTDPKKAATSLQWLITEMEERYHLFTDLGVRNIEVYNDSVENGEIEMEGSSEHSAPQSFHVVRKLPYIVCIIDELADLMILARGDVEEAIMRLAQLARAVGIHLIIATQRPSVDVLTGVIKANFPARISFQVSSRVDSRCILDEIGAERLIGMGDMLYLPKGQSKPVRIQGAFVSDDEMTDLINYLKQQAPPQYRDEIQNFGKNKDPLEDLEQDEDPLLEDAIRVVLDTGQASISMVQRRLRVGYTRAARLIDMMELKGIVGPHTGSKAREILVATTMKE